In Bacillus sp. Cs-700, one genomic interval encodes:
- a CDS encoding peptidase — protein MKSKIKKWMDDHQNSGINLLQRFVQCDSVQGNEVEVQRLVEAELKRLEMKVDRFFPGPETINHPAFCANRTDFSESPNIVGVWRGSGGGRSLILNGHIDVVPPGNRNDWEEDPYSGLVKDGRLFGRGATDMKGGNTSMLLALKCIKELGIVLKGDVIFESVVEEESGGTGTLAAIERGYQADAALIPEPTKMKIFPKQQGSMWFRLNISGRGAHGGTRYEGVSAIEKTMLVITAIQELEQKRNDAITDPLYQNIPIPVPINIGKISGGDWPSSVPDQVVVEGRMGVIPGEELDHAKEEMTRALKEVDDAWLSENPVGIEWFGARWLPGEVSEDYPLVTIIRDRYKEITGEEVVVEASPWGTDGGLLQEVGKTPSIVFGPGETAVAHFPNEYIEIEQMMLAAELYVHIIMEWCGFND, from the coding sequence TTGAAGAGTAAAATCAAAAAATGGATGGACGATCATCAAAACAGCGGCATAAACCTGCTTCAACGTTTTGTGCAGTGTGATAGTGTACAGGGGAATGAAGTAGAAGTACAGCGTCTTGTGGAGGCTGAGCTCAAACGATTAGAAATGAAAGTCGATCGCTTCTTTCCAGGTCCTGAGACGATCAATCATCCTGCCTTTTGTGCGAACCGCACTGATTTTTCGGAAAGTCCTAATATTGTCGGTGTTTGGAGGGGCAGTGGTGGTGGTCGATCCCTTATATTAAATGGCCACATTGACGTAGTACCACCGGGGAATAGGAACGATTGGGAAGAGGATCCCTATAGTGGTTTAGTGAAGGATGGTCGACTTTTTGGAAGAGGCGCCACGGATATGAAAGGCGGAAATACATCTATGCTTCTCGCCTTAAAATGCATAAAGGAATTGGGAATTGTATTAAAAGGCGATGTTATTTTTGAGAGCGTTGTTGAAGAAGAAAGTGGTGGAACAGGTACGCTTGCAGCAATTGAGCGCGGGTATCAAGCGGATGCCGCGCTTATTCCCGAGCCTACTAAAATGAAAATTTTTCCGAAACAACAGGGGTCAATGTGGTTTCGCTTAAACATAAGCGGTCGAGGCGCGCATGGAGGAACACGGTATGAAGGGGTTTCAGCGATTGAGAAAACGATGTTAGTCATTACAGCAATCCAGGAGCTCGAGCAAAAGCGAAATGACGCGATTACCGATCCCCTTTATCAAAATATACCAATCCCTGTCCCGATTAATATCGGAAAAATTTCTGGTGGGGACTGGCCATCCTCAGTGCCTGATCAGGTAGTTGTCGAAGGGAGAATGGGAGTTATTCCTGGTGAAGAGCTAGATCATGCAAAAGAAGAAATGACGCGTGCGTTAAAGGAAGTGGACGACGCCTGGTTATCGGAAAACCCAGTTGGAATCGAATGGTTTGGAGCGAGATGGCTTCCTGGTGAAGTATCGGAAGATTATCCACTCGTTACAATTATTCGTGATAGATACAAGGAAATAACGGGAGAAGAAGTGGTTGTTGAAGCGTCTCCGTGGGGGACGGATGGAGGGTTGTTGCAAGAAGTAGGAAAGACGCCTTCGATTGTGTTTGGTCCTGGCGAGACGGCTGTTGCTCATTTTCCTAATGAATACATTGAGATCGAGCAGATGATGCTAGCGGCAGAACTTTATGTTCATATCATAATGGAATGGTGCGGATTTAACGATTAA
- the ablB gene encoding putative beta-lysine N-acetyltransferase — protein MNQKQLEAVDQVYHGEDYTFTCTLDRFNERIRVDHYDGNLRSIAAQIQRIFTNEYTKFIVKAKGEHVPFFLSECYTYEGVIQSYYSGSDAHLMTLYNGAWRRNSQSWLEEDQLLAAVRQKQVSPLKEKPLMRKGTEADAEKLAALYQTVFAVYPTPMDNPNYIKKVMRSDTIFFLIEESDRIVSAASAEVNRTYKNAEMTDCATLPEYRKGGTMRHLIMALEQELLRENIYYAYSIARSRSFGMNAVLHQLDYKYGGRLVNNVKIFQDWENMNLWSKLLIKSAE, from the coding sequence GTGAATCAAAAACAATTAGAAGCGGTGGACCAAGTGTATCATGGTGAGGACTATACGTTTACTTGTACGCTTGATCGCTTTAATGAGCGAATTCGTGTGGATCATTATGATGGTAATCTTCGTTCCATTGCTGCTCAAATTCAGAGAATCTTTACAAATGAGTATACAAAATTCATTGTGAAAGCAAAAGGTGAACACGTTCCGTTCTTTCTTTCCGAATGCTACACGTATGAAGGCGTCATTCAATCCTACTATTCAGGCAGTGATGCTCATTTAATGACGTTATATAACGGAGCTTGGCGTCGAAATAGCCAATCGTGGTTGGAAGAGGATCAGTTACTAGCTGCTGTTCGTCAGAAGCAAGTCTCTCCGCTTAAGGAAAAGCCTCTTATGCGAAAAGGGACGGAAGCAGATGCAGAGAAACTTGCAGCTCTCTACCAAACGGTATTTGCCGTTTACCCAACCCCGATGGATAACCCAAACTATATTAAGAAAGTGATGAGGAGTGATACGATTTTCTTTCTGATTGAAGAGAGTGACCGGATTGTGAGTGCTGCTTCAGCGGAAGTGAACCGCACATATAAAAACGCGGAAATGACAGATTGCGCCACGCTCCCAGAATACAGAAAAGGAGGTACGATGCGCCACTTAATTATGGCGTTGGAACAAGAACTGCTTCGAGAAAATATTTATTACGCATACTCGATTGCGAGAAGCCGATCGTTTGGCATGAACGCTGTTTTACATCAGCTTGATTATAAATACGGAGGAAGGCTTGTCAACAATGTGAAAATTTTTCAAGATTGGGAGAATATGAATCTTTGGAGTAAGCTTCTTATTAAAAGTGCTGAATAA
- a CDS encoding sigma 54-interacting transcriptional regulator, protein MRNTLTEGMFEAILESIDEGIHVVDNQGVTIYYNEIAAKHDGLLVEDVLGKHYLEAFPSLSKETSTLSHVLMTRKAIFNKDQTYRNMKGKLISTINTTLPIVVKGHLEGAVEIARDISRIKTLSDKVMELQSKMNKKTAKEFDNGTSYTFDHIRTNDPVFMQVKERALKASALNSPILVYGETGTGKELIVQSIHNASKRPGPFIAQNCAALPASILESILFGTAKGSFTGAEEREGLFELANGGTLFLDEINSMPIDVQAKLLRVLEDGVIRRVGAGKTRKVDVRIIAAINEEPEVALEDRRLRVDLFYRLNVIYLRIPPLRARRGDIPDLIAHFIEKYNKKFQKHIVSIDEKAEFRLYHRSWQGNVRELEHVIQSAMNFAEGDILVEKDFAMLLSEPMREMVQSLPEILLNTEADLIQQAMKNCLGNVKKAAEQLGIPRQTLQYKLSKHQSQSAE, encoded by the coding sequence ATGAGGAATACGTTAACTGAAGGCATGTTTGAAGCCATTTTAGAAAGTATTGATGAGGGCATTCACGTTGTAGATAATCAAGGTGTCACGATATACTACAATGAAATTGCGGCAAAACACGATGGATTACTTGTGGAAGATGTGTTAGGAAAGCATTATTTAGAAGCGTTTCCATCTCTTTCAAAAGAAACGAGTACGCTCTCACACGTTCTGATGACAAGAAAAGCGATTTTTAATAAGGATCAAACTTATCGAAACATGAAAGGGAAACTTATCTCAACAATTAATACAACATTGCCTATTGTCGTTAAAGGTCATTTAGAAGGTGCTGTAGAAATTGCTCGTGACATTTCCCGTATTAAAACATTATCGGATAAAGTAATGGAGTTACAATCAAAAATGAACAAGAAAACAGCGAAAGAATTTGATAATGGGACCAGTTACACATTTGATCACATTCGAACAAATGATCCAGTGTTTATGCAGGTAAAGGAGCGGGCATTGAAAGCTTCAGCTCTAAACTCTCCTATTCTTGTTTATGGTGAAACAGGTACTGGAAAGGAGCTAATTGTGCAGTCAATTCACAATGCTTCAAAACGACCGGGACCATTTATCGCCCAAAACTGTGCAGCCTTACCGGCATCGATTCTCGAGTCAATTCTTTTTGGAACGGCAAAAGGGAGTTTTACTGGTGCGGAGGAACGAGAAGGTTTATTTGAGCTTGCGAATGGGGGAACGCTTTTTCTTGATGAAATCAATTCGATGCCAATTGATGTTCAAGCAAAACTACTTCGCGTATTAGAAGATGGGGTGATCCGACGAGTAGGCGCAGGCAAAACAAGAAAAGTAGATGTCCGTATCATTGCAGCGATCAATGAAGAACCGGAAGTAGCCCTTGAAGACAGGCGCTTACGTGTTGATTTGTTTTATCGTCTCAATGTGATTTACCTTCGAATACCTCCCCTTCGTGCGCGACGTGGAGACATTCCTGATTTAATTGCCCATTTTATCGAAAAGTATAATAAGAAGTTCCAGAAGCACATTGTTTCTATTGATGAGAAAGCAGAGTTCCGATTGTATCATCGAAGTTGGCAGGGAAACGTACGAGAGCTAGAGCATGTGATTCAATCAGCGATGAATTTTGCAGAAGGCGATATATTAGTTGAAAAGGACTTTGCGATGTTACTTTCAGAACCGATGCGAGAAATGGTCCAGTCTCTTCCGGAGATCTTACTTAATACAGAGGCAGATCTTATCCAGCAAGCGATGAAAAATTGCCTTGGCAATGTGAAAAAAGCAGCAGAGCAGCTCGGTATTCCTAGACAAACGCTCCAATATAAACTTTCAAAACATCAAAGTCAGAGTGCCGAATAA
- the ablA gene encoding lysine 2,3-aminomutase produces the protein MLMQLYKPGRHWKDIELWKDVTEDQWNDWIWQLTNTIRTLDDLKKVVNLTPDEEEGVKIATKTIPLNITPYYASLMNPDDPRCPVRMQSVPISQEMYKTRYDLEDPLHEDEDSPVPGLTHRYPDRVLFLVTNQCSMYCRYCTRRRFSGQIGMGVPKKQLDEAIQYISNTPEVRDVLISGGDGLLINDKILEYVLKNLRAIPHVEIIRIGTRAPVVFPQRITEDLCNILKKYHPVWLNTHFNTSIEITEESKKACEMLADAGVPVGNQAVILAGINDSVPIMKKLMHDLVKIRVRPYYIYQCDLSEGIGHFRAPVSKGLEIIEGLRGHTSGYAVPTFVVDAPGGGGKIALQPNYMISQSADKVILRNFEGVITSYPEPENYTPGTADTYFNQVYEMKKKPAIGIHSLMTDERFNLVPEGIQRFDRRSKYEQDAAHSSLKDKRDKRDLMKEKKFNAEQQKYSEKGEESV, from the coding sequence ATGCTAATGCAACTTTATAAGCCTGGTCGTCATTGGAAAGATATTGAACTGTGGAAGGATGTAACCGAAGATCAGTGGAATGATTGGATCTGGCAGCTCACGAATACGATTCGAACGCTAGATGATTTAAAGAAAGTCGTTAATTTAACACCGGACGAAGAAGAAGGTGTCAAGATTGCGACAAAAACCATTCCATTAAACATAACACCTTACTATGCTTCGTTAATGAATCCTGATGATCCTCGCTGCCCGGTACGCATGCAGTCAGTGCCAATTTCTCAAGAGATGTATAAAACAAGGTACGACCTTGAAGACCCTCTTCATGAAGATGAAGATTCGCCCGTTCCAGGGTTAACGCATCGTTATCCGGATCGCGTTCTTTTTCTAGTAACAAATCAGTGTTCTATGTACTGCCGTTATTGTACGAGAAGGCGCTTTTCTGGGCAAATAGGAATGGGCGTTCCAAAAAAACAGCTGGATGAAGCGATTCAGTACATTTCGAATACGCCTGAAGTGAGGGATGTTCTCATTTCTGGCGGAGATGGGTTATTGATTAATGATAAGATTCTTGAGTACGTTTTGAAAAATTTACGAGCAATTCCACACGTTGAAATTATTCGAATCGGAACGAGAGCGCCTGTCGTCTTTCCGCAGCGAATAACGGAAGATTTATGTAATATTCTTAAGAAGTATCATCCTGTTTGGTTAAATACCCACTTTAATACAAGTATTGAAATTACCGAGGAATCCAAAAAAGCATGTGAAATGCTGGCAGATGCGGGTGTTCCAGTTGGAAATCAAGCAGTTATTCTTGCAGGTATTAATGATAGCGTCCCTATCATGAAGAAGTTGATGCATGATCTCGTGAAAATAAGAGTAAGACCTTACTATATTTATCAATGTGACTTATCAGAAGGAATCGGGCATTTTCGTGCTCCAGTTTCCAAAGGATTGGAAATTATTGAAGGATTGCGAGGACATACGTCAGGTTATGCCGTGCCGACCTTTGTGGTAGATGCACCTGGTGGTGGTGGGAAGATCGCTCTACAGCCAAATTACATGATTTCCCAAAGTGCAGATAAAGTTATTTTACGAAACTTTGAGGGAGTTATTACCTCTTATCCAGAGCCTGAAAATTATACACCTGGCACAGCCGATACGTATTTTAATCAGGTTTATGAAATGAAGAAAAAACCTGCAATTGGGATCCATTCCTTGATGACGGATGAACGGTTTAATCTTGTTCCAGAGGGGATACAGCGTTTTGATCGAAGGTCGAAGTATGAACAAGATGCGGCGCACAGCTCATTAAAAGATAAACGTGATAAGCGAGACTTAATGAAAGAAAAGAAATTTAATGCAGAGCAGCAGAAGTACAGTGAGAAAGGAGAAGAAAGCGTATGA
- a CDS encoding YokU family protein, with the protein MICKWCEQQGAFETLDKGYWELPDGSRAVEISDLPSIQCSDCGMCYQTDELVGDVEEQLMLIDTSQLPPSFSYKELMSQERLLKKNYFDIKRYPL; encoded by the coding sequence ATGATCTGCAAATGGTGCGAGCAACAGGGCGCATTTGAAACGCTTGATAAAGGGTATTGGGAGCTCCCAGACGGATCTAGAGCTGTAGAAATAAGTGATTTGCCGTCAATTCAATGTAGTGACTGTGGGATGTGTTACCAAACGGACGAATTAGTTGGTGATGTGGAGGAACAGCTTATGCTAATTGATACGTCGCAATTACCTCCTTCTTTTTCTTACAAAGAATTAATGAGTCAGGAGAGACTTTTAAAGAAAAACTATTTTGACATTAAGCGATATCCACTTTAA
- a CDS encoding IDEAL domain-containing protein: MNNHHKSYKDNMKQRAMKKKQEQETFELELYAQLILDEAVFTFQEERYQQTIDQALDRRDEKAFEEASRQYVAFLRSYKQELHFD, encoded by the coding sequence ATGAACAATCATCATAAGTCGTATAAAGACAATATGAAACAACGTGCTATGAAAAAGAAACAAGAACAGGAAACGTTTGAGTTGGAATTGTACGCCCAATTAATCCTTGATGAAGCTGTCTTTACTTTCCAGGAAGAACGTTATCAGCAAACCATTGATCAAGCTCTAGACCGACGAGACGAGAAGGCATTTGAAGAAGCGTCAAGACAGTATGTTGCGTTTCTCCGTTCTTACAAACAGGAGCTTCATTTCGACTGA
- a CDS encoding 5'-3' exonuclease H3TH domain-containing protein, whose amino-acid sequence MGRLILIDGFNLLSRGYFATAYGKSEEQLSKTSEGLFTNALRVKLQKIMSLINDYEPTHFVVTWDVKRNEVKRKALYEDYKGTRDDLPAPLIQQYETAVNLFNATGIPQMSVEGFEADDVIGTLSERWTKEGHGDCYIYSNDKDLLQLLNPAVSQIIAVRKEGDRVYTEDHFKTEYGITPSQWIDVKALLGDKSDNIPGVAGVGDKAALPLIQQYGSVQGVYESIGVLDSKYNRYRKKLTEGEELAKLSLELVTIERAIPELDLYSFAECKLDLDVNQMKSELDKLGLRIRM is encoded by the coding sequence ATGGGAAGACTAATCTTAATTGATGGGTTTAATTTATTAAGTAGGGGTTATTTTGCTACCGCATATGGAAAGTCAGAAGAGCAGCTTTCAAAAACCTCTGAAGGACTTTTCACAAATGCTTTAAGAGTGAAGCTACAAAAAATAATGTCTCTTATCAATGATTATGAACCAACTCATTTTGTTGTCACATGGGACGTAAAACGAAATGAAGTAAAGCGTAAAGCGCTATATGAAGACTATAAAGGTACAAGAGACGATCTACCAGCTCCTTTGATTCAGCAATATGAAACAGCAGTGAATTTGTTTAATGCAACAGGAATTCCCCAGATGAGTGTAGAAGGATTTGAAGCGGATGATGTTATCGGCACACTTTCAGAAAGATGGACAAAAGAGGGGCATGGCGATTGTTACATCTACAGTAACGATAAGGACTTGCTTCAGCTTTTAAATCCTGCCGTCTCACAAATCATCGCGGTTCGAAAAGAAGGAGACCGGGTATATACAGAAGATCATTTTAAAACAGAGTATGGCATTACTCCTAGTCAGTGGATTGATGTGAAAGCTCTCTTAGGTGATAAGAGTGATAATATTCCTGGTGTTGCAGGTGTAGGGGACAAAGCAGCGTTACCACTTATTCAGCAATATGGATCGGTTCAAGGTGTGTATGAAAGTATTGGTGTACTAGACAGCAAATATAATCGCTATCGAAAAAAACTGACTGAGGGTGAGGAATTGGCGAAATTAAGTTTAGAGCTCGTTACAATTGAGCGCGCGATTCCTGAACTTGATCTATATTCTTTTGCGGAGTGCAAGTTAGATCTTGATGTTAACCAAATGAAATCCGAGCTTGATAAGCTAGGGTTACGTATCCGTATGTAA
- a CDS encoding reverse transcriptase-like protein: MIEVYVDGASAGNPGPSGAGVFIKAEGSVIKSALPLGMLSNHEAEFEALIHALSICKEKQYRTLSIRTDSQLVSSAVDGRYVKNKNYLPYLTRCLELVDQFDLCFIKWIPSSKNKMADELARKAIQQNEQKEQ, from the coding sequence ATGATTGAAGTCTATGTAGATGGAGCAAGCGCAGGTAATCCAGGTCCTTCCGGCGCCGGTGTTTTTATTAAAGCTGAAGGTAGCGTTATTAAATCTGCTCTTCCGCTTGGCATGCTATCAAACCATGAAGCAGAATTTGAAGCCTTAATTCACGCGCTCTCCATCTGTAAAGAGAAACAGTACCGTACCCTATCCATACGAACAGACTCACAGCTCGTCAGCAGCGCTGTAGATGGAAGGTACGTCAAAAATAAAAATTATCTACCCTATTTAACTCGATGTCTTGAATTAGTGGATCAGTTTGACCTCTGTTTTATTAAGTGGATTCCTAGTTCTAAAAATAAAATGGCAGACGAACTCGCTCGAAAAGCAATTCAACAAAACGAACAGAAAGAACAATAA
- a CDS encoding zinc-finger domain-containing protein: protein MKKKEVMMEVGLILDTYCQDCLLKRVNQHDYGKCHAQRFCITECTVGDELKQLGKHLT, encoded by the coding sequence ATGAAGAAAAAAGAAGTGATGATGGAAGTTGGATTAATCCTTGATACATATTGTCAGGATTGCTTATTAAAACGAGTCAACCAGCATGATTACGGTAAGTGTCACGCCCAGCGTTTTTGCATTACCGAATGCACGGTTGGAGATGAACTAAAACAATTAGGCAAACATTTGACATAA
- a CDS encoding reverse transcriptase-like protein produces the protein MMDVIVKWKYKTPRGISSWMTSDEMPFNEAMLMARDIAKTGRSIDLYFLDNRGTKWSVKELETYMTKKQERPASIEIIFDGSFDKQTKKAGCGAVIYYYEGRKRKRIRINKALDYLENNNEAEYAALWLGLQEIKTIDVEDTEILIKGDSQVVINQLAGEWAVYEPLFTRWMDRIEDTLQQLRLQPVYKHISRDENKESHRLAKQALNGTEISSSIELDNE, from the coding sequence ATGATGGATGTAATTGTAAAATGGAAATACAAAACGCCTAGAGGTATTTCCTCCTGGATGACATCTGATGAAATGCCATTTAATGAAGCGATGTTAATGGCGCGTGATATTGCTAAAACGGGTCGCTCCATTGATTTATACTTTTTAGATAACAGAGGCACAAAATGGTCTGTGAAAGAATTAGAAACCTATATGACAAAAAAACAAGAACGTCCTGCTTCTATTGAAATTATTTTTGATGGTAGCTTTGATAAACAAACAAAGAAGGCTGGGTGTGGCGCAGTCATTTATTATTATGAGGGAAGAAAACGAAAACGGATTCGTATCAATAAAGCGCTGGATTATCTCGAGAACAATAATGAAGCTGAATACGCTGCTTTATGGCTAGGACTTCAGGAAATTAAAACGATTGATGTAGAAGATACAGAAATCCTGATTAAAGGGGATTCTCAAGTTGTCATCAATCAACTGGCAGGCGAGTGGGCTGTCTATGAACCGCTCTTTACGAGATGGATGGATCGAATTGAAGACACGCTCCAACAACTTAGACTCCAACCGGTGTACAAGCATATTTCTCGCGATGAAAATAAAGAGTCTCATCGCTTAGCGAAGCAAGCGTTGAATGGAACAGAAATTAGTAGCTCGATTGAGCTGGATAACGAATAA
- a CDS encoding DUF2564 family protein, with protein sequence MSEPYSDLQQIEMSIKSAQHLVGQATKSMNGNQLKAAQDAINQAKEQFQQALSHKSGTNEQFYEFSSELIEKCETQL encoded by the coding sequence ATGTCAGAACCATATTCTGATTTACAACAAATTGAAATGTCCATTAAATCAGCACAGCATCTAGTTGGCCAGGCTACAAAAAGTATGAATGGGAATCAATTGAAAGCAGCTCAGGACGCGATTAACCAGGCCAAAGAGCAATTTCAGCAGGCACTTTCACACAAATCTGGTACTAATGAACAATTTTATGAATTCTCAAGTGAATTGATTGAAAAATGCGAAACTCAATTATGA
- the cspD gene encoding cold-shock protein CspD, translating to MQNGKVKWFNAEKGFGFIEIEGADDVFVHFSAINDEGFKTLEEGQEVSFEIVEGNRGPQAANVNKL from the coding sequence ATGCAAAACGGTAAAGTAAAATGGTTTAATGCAGAAAAAGGATTCGGTTTCATCGAAATCGAAGGAGCTGACGATGTATTCGTACACTTCTCAGCAATCAATGACGAAGGTTTCAAAACACTAGAAGAAGGCCAAGAAGTTTCTTTCGAAATCGTTGAAGGAAACCGCGGACCTCAAGCTGCTAACGTTAACAAACTTTAA
- a CDS encoding formate--tetrahydrofolate ligase — protein sequence MKPGLTYKSDIEIAQESKMTRIKSIAAQLGLHEDEWEPYGHYKAKISLNTMKRLNTHPSGKVVLVTAINPTPAGEGKSTVTVGLAQALNRIGEKAIVAMREPSLGPSMGIKGGAAGGGYSQVMPMEDINLHFTGDLHAITSAHNALSALIDNHIHQGNEVGFDTRRVTWKRVVDLNDRALRNIIVGLGGPTQGVPREDGFDITVASEIMAILCLASDLSDLKKRIASIVIGYRSTKEPITAGDLGVEGAITLLLKDAMNPNLVQTLENTPALIHGGPFANIAHGCNSVVATKMAQKLSDYVITEAGFGADLGAEKFFDIKTRAGEIEPAATVIVATIRALKMHGGVAKDQLKKEDVGALQAGLVNLEHHVSSVKKFGVPFVVAINRFVTDTELEVNALLQWCKEKDIPVALTDVWANGGEGGVELAKTLLNEMEQNENHFKPLYDLESTIEEKLEKIATEIYGAEGVDLSAKAKKQMQEFKENGWGHLPICMAKTQYSLSDDPSLLGRPSGFRITIREFRPSIGAGFIVALTGNVMTMPGLPKKPAALNMDVSEDGTAIGLF from the coding sequence ATGAAGCCGGGACTAACATATAAGAGTGATATCGAAATTGCACAAGAATCGAAAATGACGCGAATTAAATCGATCGCTGCACAATTAGGGTTACATGAAGATGAATGGGAGCCATATGGTCATTATAAAGCGAAAATTTCATTGAATACGATGAAACGTTTGAATACTCACCCTTCTGGTAAAGTTGTGCTTGTTACTGCAATCAACCCGACCCCTGCAGGAGAAGGGAAAAGTACGGTAACAGTCGGTCTTGCTCAAGCTTTAAATCGAATCGGTGAAAAAGCCATTGTCGCCATGAGAGAACCTTCACTAGGGCCAAGCATGGGTATTAAAGGTGGTGCAGCTGGGGGAGGATATTCTCAAGTTATGCCAATGGAAGACATTAATCTCCATTTTACAGGAGATCTACATGCGATAACTTCTGCTCACAATGCTCTTTCTGCTCTTATTGATAATCACATTCATCAAGGAAATGAAGTCGGATTTGATACTAGACGCGTAACGTGGAAGCGAGTTGTGGATCTGAACGACCGGGCGTTAAGAAACATTATTGTTGGTTTAGGCGGTCCTACGCAAGGAGTGCCCCGTGAAGATGGATTTGATATCACAGTAGCGTCAGAGATCATGGCCATTCTTTGTCTAGCATCCGACTTATCAGATTTGAAGAAGCGGATTGCTTCAATTGTTATCGGATATCGTTCAACAAAAGAGCCGATTACAGCTGGCGACTTAGGTGTAGAAGGGGCGATTACACTTCTATTAAAAGATGCCATGAACCCAAATCTCGTTCAGACGTTAGAAAATACACCTGCGCTCATCCATGGGGGCCCATTCGCAAACATTGCTCATGGGTGCAATAGCGTCGTTGCAACGAAAATGGCTCAAAAGCTTTCTGATTATGTGATCACAGAAGCTGGTTTTGGGGCTGATTTGGGCGCTGAGAAGTTCTTCGATATTAAAACGAGAGCAGGAGAAATTGAACCAGCAGCAACCGTTATCGTTGCCACAATTCGTGCTCTTAAAATGCACGGCGGCGTAGCGAAAGATCAGCTTAAAAAAGAAGATGTTGGTGCATTACAAGCAGGGCTCGTTAATCTTGAGCATCATGTATCTTCCGTTAAAAAATTTGGCGTTCCTTTTGTAGTGGCGATTAACCGGTTTGTCACTGATACCGAACTTGAAGTAAATGCATTGCTTCAATGGTGCAAGGAAAAGGACATACCAGTGGCTTTAACAGACGTATGGGCAAATGGTGGAGAAGGTGGCGTAGAACTTGCTAAAACGTTATTAAACGAAATGGAGCAAAATGAGAACCATTTCAAACCTCTCTATGACCTTGAAAGCACCATTGAAGAAAAGTTGGAAAAAATCGCAACAGAAATTTATGGAGCTGAAGGCGTCGATTTATCCGCTAAAGCAAAAAAGCAAATGCAAGAATTTAAGGAAAATGGGTGGGGGCATCTGCCAATTTGTATGGCAAAAACACAGTATTCACTTTCGGACGATCCTTCACTACTCGGACGGCCATCTGGCTTTCGAATAACGATCCGTGAATTTCGCCCTTCCATTGGAGCCGGATTTATCGTAGCATTAACCGGTAACGTGATGACCATGCCAGGATTACCTAAAAAACCAGCAGCTCTTAATATGGATGTTTCAGAAGATGGAACCGCAATTGGGCTTTTCTAG